Proteins from a genomic interval of Criblamydia sequanensis CRIB-18:
- a CDS encoding SIMPL domain-containing protein, with amino-acid sequence MQRFYNLMFMIFLLYLGSGVAKEEPFIPTLTVQGTATVKKAPDLLILNFSVITEAENAITALQDNNSKMSKLIDSLKNFGLKEDEIETGTFSITPVYTRPSPKFEGSFIPKIGSYQVSNTLAIRTNQIDSAGTLIDIAAKAGVNSIDSMRFDIKDSQTLKREAITEAAQNAITDALTLAKASNIKIKRMLTISLDNTGPEFPMAKARFTYAAVPESSGTPIIAGQVEAEAKVHVSFEIED; translated from the coding sequence ATGCAAAGATTTTATAACCTGATGTTTATGATTTTTCTTCTCTATCTCGGATCAGGTGTTGCGAAAGAAGAGCCCTTTATTCCAACCCTTACGGTACAAGGGACCGCCACAGTCAAAAAAGCCCCTGACCTTTTAATACTAAATTTTTCTGTCATTACAGAAGCTGAAAATGCAATTACAGCTCTTCAGGACAATAACAGTAAAATGAGCAAGCTTATTGATTCGCTTAAGAATTTTGGGCTAAAAGAGGATGAGATCGAGACCGGCACCTTTTCAATCACCCCTGTTTATACAAGACCCTCCCCTAAATTTGAGGGCTCTTTTATCCCTAAAATCGGCTCTTATCAAGTGTCGAACACTCTTGCCATTCGAACAAACCAAATTGATTCCGCCGGAACGTTAATTGATATCGCAGCAAAAGCCGGTGTTAATTCAATAGATAGCATGCGCTTTGATATAAAGGATTCACAAACCTTAAAAAGAGAAGCCATTACGGAAGCTGCTCAAAATGCTATTACGGACGCTTTAACTCTTGCTAAAGCTTCAAACATTAAAATAAAAAGAATGCTGACAATCAGCTTGGATAACACAGGACCTGAGTTTCCCATGGCAAAAGCTAGATTTACCTACGCTGCCGTTCCGGAATCTAGTGGAACTCCTATTATCGCAGGTCAAGTGGAAGCAGAAGCTAAAGTTCATGTCTCTTTTGAAATCGAGGATTAA
- a CDS encoding WD40 repeat domain-containing protein, which produces MKGRLFETLKSTALSYASEKEKNNEVQFCLKSLKADLRMRSPRVLPKAEIFNLVPPSTEQFNINEFFVKSTKFEGKRVYTSFDDRTIRVWDMESKEQLLKIVSPNRVTEMIITKDKITSGDSEGTLRIWNKNSGEEILSLADGHNSAISSIKFDSDRIYSGSWGETIMVWDASTGKQVMKLEGHKESITDLQIVEGKIISSSSDGTIRIWEAETGKELFVLEDAMGEITSLQVEDGKLYSSSFDGIIRVWDIKTGQLLQKMEGHNFPITVIRIFDGKIIGVSLEDKEMVHIWDINTGKKLKSLKSTQATKILNLNGFDGKIYASNTYNEILSWDFNPKK; this is translated from the coding sequence ATGAAAGGACGTTTATTTGAAACGCTTAAAAGTACCGCTCTTTCTTACGCCTCCGAAAAAGAAAAAAATAACGAAGTTCAATTTTGCTTAAAGAGCCTAAAGGCTGATCTTAGAATGCGCTCTCCCAGGGTTCTCCCAAAAGCTGAAATTTTTAATCTCGTTCCACCCAGTACAGAACAATTCAACATTAACGAGTTTTTTGTAAAATCCACGAAGTTTGAAGGCAAAAGAGTTTATACTTCCTTTGATGACAGAACGATAAGAGTTTGGGATATGGAATCAAAGGAACAACTGTTAAAGATAGTAAGTCCCAATCGAGTTACGGAAATGATTATTACTAAAGATAAAATTACAAGCGGGGATTCGGAGGGTACTTTAAGAATTTGGAATAAAAATTCAGGAGAGGAAATTCTATCTTTAGCCGACGGCCATAACAGCGCTATATCAAGCATAAAATTTGATTCCGATAGAATTTATAGCGGATCTTGGGGCGAAACCATAATGGTTTGGGACGCTTCAACAGGGAAGCAAGTCATGAAGTTAGAAGGCCATAAAGAAAGTATTACAGATTTGCAGATAGTTGAGGGGAAAATCATAAGCAGTTCAAGCGATGGAACAATAAGAATTTGGGAAGCAGAGACAGGAAAAGAATTGTTTGTTTTAGAAGACGCGATGGGAGAGATAACAAGTCTTCAGGTAGAAGATGGAAAGCTCTATAGCAGCTCTTTTGATGGCATCATACGTGTTTGGGATATTAAAACCGGCCAATTACTCCAAAAAATGGAAGGTCATAATTTCCCTATTACCGTTATTCGAATTTTTGACGGAAAAATCATCGGAGTATCCTTAGAAGATAAAGAAATGGTGCATATTTGGGATATCAATACAGGAAAAAAACTTAAATCATTAAAAAGTACGCAGGCAACTAAAATACTAAATTTAAATGGTTTTGATGGAAAAATTTATGCCTCTAATACCTATAATGAGATATTATCATGGGACTTTAACCCCAAAAAATAA
- a CDS encoding F-box protein, which yields MINGDYGGQKRLAQAEAAQEAQGDISILSDELILEIFSYLDLPTLSQTAKDIKMVEQFKFRSHSNERTFI from the coding sequence ATGATTAATGGCGACTATGGTGGACAAAAACGTCTCGCACAAGCTGAGGCTGCACAAGAAGCTCAAGGCGACATTAGCATTCTTTCCGATGAGTTGATACTCGAAATTTTTTCATACCTAGATCTGCCAACCCTTTCTCAAACGGCCAAGGACATCAAAATGGTGGAACAATTTAAGTTTCGATCCCATTCAAATGAAAGGACGTTTATTTGA
- a CDS encoding F-box/WD repeat-containing protein, which yields MSFKVMSASPTFIHDVLSEEEGESESITSCLSEELLHLLFSSLDYITLCKVRLTCKRWKRLSFDSSLIRQCFFKTMKGFAELCLNEWLKKNEKANASLHKRSRIDELPYLLKCLELDQKIRSKSFKPSANILCLQNDKKGPFAIWFFQLTDSKIYSLAMGASIFVWDKKSGVKLNEFNGRHSDCITCLQIKGNKIVTGSLDKTINIWDIDSGNVLLTLEGHEQAVSCLKVYDNSVYSGSYDGSIKIWDIDTGNEIKKLENTLKNISCIQVFEDTIWIGSYSGEISVVDFLSGKEITKWQGHEKGVSCFLKVDKKIYSGSYGGEIFVWDIFEPGTSLYKLKGHTERVVDIQILNGKIISASSGLSLKVWDAESGKEINQFESLKLSGINSLTVMDEEIYIGHNDNEIEILDFSL from the coding sequence ATGTCTTTTAAAGTTATGAGTGCTTCACCTACTTTTATACACGATGTGCTTTCAGAAGAAGAGGGAGAATCCGAATCTATCACCTCATGCCTTTCTGAAGAACTCCTGCACCTTCTATTTTCTTCTCTGGATTATATAACACTTTGCAAAGTCCGTCTAACATGTAAAAGATGGAAGCGTTTAAGCTTTGATTCTTCATTGATAAGGCAATGTTTTTTTAAAACCATGAAGGGGTTTGCGGAACTTTGTCTTAATGAGTGGTTAAAAAAAAATGAAAAGGCGAATGCATCTTTACATAAGAGAAGCAGAATAGATGAGTTGCCTTATTTATTAAAATGTCTTGAATTGGATCAAAAAATTCGGTCAAAATCGTTTAAACCTAGCGCAAACATTTTATGCTTGCAAAATGATAAAAAAGGCCCGTTCGCGATTTGGTTTTTTCAATTAACCGATAGCAAAATTTATAGCCTAGCGATGGGTGCTTCGATTTTCGTTTGGGATAAAAAGTCAGGAGTAAAGCTAAATGAATTCAATGGACGTCATTCAGATTGCATCACGTGCCTTCAAATAAAGGGCAATAAAATCGTAACGGGCTCTTTAGACAAGACAATTAATATTTGGGATATAGATTCAGGCAACGTTTTGTTAACATTAGAAGGTCATGAGCAAGCTGTGTCATGCCTAAAAGTTTACGATAATAGTGTCTACAGCGGATCCTATGATGGAAGCATTAAAATTTGGGATATCGATACCGGAAATGAAATCAAAAAACTTGAGAACACACTTAAGAATATCTCTTGCATTCAAGTTTTTGAAGATACAATTTGGATTGGATCTTATTCTGGGGAGATTAGCGTCGTAGATTTTTTATCGGGAAAAGAAATTACGAAATGGCAAGGCCATGAAAAAGGAGTCTCTTGCTTTTTAAAAGTAGATAAAAAAATATACAGCGGGTCTTATGGAGGCGAGATTTTCGTTTGGGATATTTTTGAGCCGGGAACCTCTCTTTACAAGCTTAAAGGTCATACAGAACGTGTTGTTGACATACAAATACTCAACGGAAAAATTATTAGTGCCTCTTCCGGCCTATCCCTTAAAGTTTGGGATGCAGAATCGGGCAAAGAGATTAACCAATTTGAAAGTTTAAAACTGTCCGGTATAAATTCTCTGACTGTCATGGATGAAGAAATATACATAGGACATAATGATAATGAAATTGAGATTTTAGACTTTAGTCTTTAA
- a CDS encoding F-box/WD repeat-containing protein has translation MFENSVSEKLFCSPMQDSASSSNLDPTAFLPDELLLTILSHLDFLSVCSLAKPVSRRWRRLSSDALLLRGIFFKTLKDTANVYSESCLEDLTKAKRARIDESAFFLKNLISDLRMGSEKCLPSGKVFPFPAKMNAMNIKDQKIYFASSDKAIYICDNQLKVLSHHTFENVPIEGLCIQTLDQNIFCGSLGGGIYVLNEDSGEEIMRLEGHRYQVSALEIEGDKIYSASWDQTIRIWDRATGKELKRINQHTLISCLKVFENKIYSGCLDDTLRVWDAETGLLIKELKGHTSMITCLQVERDAIYSGSRDQTIRIWDRESGSPLHKLVGHKRSISSLAVFNDKIISGSLDNNIKIWGKASGLMINELMGHTSQIIYLKAENGTIISGSLDQTLRVWDFNWQEPIP, from the coding sequence ATGTTTGAAAATAGTGTGAGTGAAAAGCTCTTTTGTTCTCCAATGCAAGATTCAGCATCTTCCTCAAACTTGGATCCAACGGCTTTTCTTCCTGACGAACTTCTTCTCACTATTCTGAGCCATTTAGATTTTTTATCCGTTTGCAGTCTTGCAAAACCTGTCTCAAGAAGATGGAGACGCCTCTCTTCCGATGCGTTGCTTTTAAGGGGTATTTTTTTTAAAACGTTAAAAGATACCGCTAATGTTTATTCAGAGAGCTGTTTAGAGGATTTAACAAAAGCTAAGAGGGCTAGAATTGATGAATCTGCATTTTTTCTAAAAAATCTTATATCTGATTTGAGAATGGGATCAGAGAAGTGTTTACCAAGCGGAAAAGTTTTCCCATTCCCGGCAAAAATGAATGCTATGAATATCAAAGATCAAAAAATCTATTTTGCATCAAGCGATAAAGCTATATACATTTGCGATAATCAATTGAAAGTTTTAAGTCATCATACGTTTGAGAATGTTCCTATCGAAGGACTTTGCATACAAACTTTAGATCAAAACATCTTTTGCGGATCATTAGGCGGCGGCATTTATGTTCTCAATGAGGATTCCGGCGAAGAAATTATGAGATTAGAAGGGCATCGTTATCAAGTCTCCGCACTTGAAATTGAAGGGGATAAAATTTACAGCGCTTCTTGGGATCAAACGATTCGCATTTGGGATAGGGCGACAGGAAAGGAGCTAAAGCGAATAAATCAGCACACCCTTATAAGTTGTCTAAAAGTTTTTGAGAATAAAATCTACAGCGGTTGTCTGGATGATACTTTAAGAGTTTGGGATGCTGAAACGGGGTTGTTAATTAAAGAGCTAAAAGGCCATACGAGCATGATTACTTGCCTCCAAGTCGAGCGGGATGCAATCTATAGCGGCTCAAGGGATCAAACGATTCGCATTTGGGATAGGGAATCAGGATCTCCTCTTCACAAACTAGTGGGGCATAAAAGATCTATCTCTTCGCTTGCGGTTTTTAACGATAAGATCATTAGCGGTTCTTTGGATAATAACATCAAAATTTGGGGCAAAGCCTCGGGCTTAATGATAAATGAACTAATGGGACATACCTCACAAATCATCTATTTAAAAGCTGAAAATGGCACAATCATAAGCGGTTCTCTTGATCAAACCCTTCGAGTCTGGGACTTTAATTGGCAAGAACCTATCCCTTAG
- a CDS encoding F-box/WD repeat-containing protein — protein sequence MLSSVNKTERHFAPFSEIEDLRELSECGETATANLPDEIVLNILSYLDFLSLHLKTGLTCRRWKRLSYDKALLKLCFFRSLEDSAKTHEQECLERNALARSSTSKRSKIDDTEYFFYEIRGDLYMRSKKFQPTWAVLNLEEFQPSSWAIECMKIREDLIYSSAHDNTIQVWDRDSGKRIMRLEGHNNRVSCLQVDLKYIYSGSWDNTIRVWDKESGSAVKVLEGHKNSVSCLQVANGKAYSGGYDNKILIWDMESGKVLQELEGHLNYIKCLEVADGIIYSFTSTHVIHIWNSESGELLKKLVGPKNGISSIRILNGKIYIGCCDGKIRIWESKSGNQIKELEGHESNVIYLQVLDGKIISASRDKTIRIWDAESGEMLKRLDGRRPGSEFFVSIHIYRGKIYAEYNDGILWVWEFI from the coding sequence ATGTTAAGTTCTGTTAATAAAACTGAAAGACATTTTGCACCTTTTTCCGAAATAGAAGATTTAAGAGAATTATCGGAATGTGGTGAAACGGCAACCGCTAATCTTCCGGATGAAATTGTTCTAAACATTCTATCCTACCTCGATTTTTTATCACTTCACTTAAAAACAGGCCTTACATGTAGACGTTGGAAAAGATTAAGCTATGATAAGGCTCTTTTAAAACTCTGCTTTTTTAGAAGCTTGGAAGATTCCGCTAAAACTCACGAGCAAGAATGCTTGGAAAGAAACGCCCTTGCAAGATCATCTACAAGCAAGAGAAGTAAAATAGATGATACGGAATATTTTTTTTATGAAATAAGAGGCGATCTTTACATGCGTTCTAAAAAGTTTCAACCAACATGGGCGGTTCTTAATTTAGAGGAATTCCAACCAAGTTCTTGGGCTATTGAATGCATGAAAATCAGAGAAGATCTAATTTATAGCAGCGCACATGATAACACCATTCAGGTTTGGGATAGGGATTCCGGAAAGAGGATCATGAGACTTGAAGGTCATAATAATAGGGTATCCTGCCTACAAGTAGATCTAAAATATATCTACAGCGGCTCCTGGGATAATACTATTCGTGTTTGGGATAAAGAATCGGGAAGTGCAGTTAAGGTGTTAGAAGGCCACAAAAATAGTGTGTCCTGTTTGCAGGTTGCTAATGGAAAAGCATATAGCGGCGGCTACGACAACAAAATTTTAATTTGGGATATGGAGTCGGGTAAAGTTTTACAGGAATTGGAAGGACACCTTAATTATATTAAATGTCTTGAAGTTGCAGATGGCATTATCTATAGCTTCACCTCTACTCATGTAATTCACATCTGGAATAGTGAATCCGGAGAATTATTAAAAAAATTAGTGGGGCCAAAAAATGGAATTTCATCCATCCGGATATTGAATGGCAAAATTTATATTGGTTGTTGCGACGGCAAAATTAGAATTTGGGAATCAAAATCGGGAAACCAGATCAAAGAACTGGAAGGGCATGAGTCCAATGTTATTTATTTGCAAGTTCTTGATGGTAAAATCATTAGCGCTTCTCGCGATAAAACCATAAGGATTTGGGATGCAGAATCAGGGGAGATGCTTAAAAGATTGGACGGCCGTAGGCCGGGCTCTGAATTTTTTGTTTCTATTCATATCTACAGAGGAAAAATTTATGCAGAATATAACGATGGGATTCTTTGGGTTTGGGAATTTATTTAG
- a CDS encoding F-box/WD repeat-containing protein, with translation MGENKISEAFRPPALPLLEEEFTGTLTALLPDELLQFILIHLDFLTLCKAAKSVCRRWRELSMDRDVIKNCFFTALNDSAHSYLEEVQKRKEASRLTHNKRAKIDDTDFFIKILKADFRLKAPQFIPCPQVLKLHSEDADVFGMISMCIEGDEILTGSAGKSIRIWEISSGKLKQKLCGHLCGVSVIKATDEKIISGSFDETLRIWDRKSGKELKQLIEQTGSPSCLQVECEKIYSGSYDGTLRVWDLESGIELKKFENNCSITCMQVFDKKVYVGFHDGTIGIFDSESEVEPKIFKDFDVSASSILATSNKIIVGYKNGFLSVLDKNLGNRLTLLNGHNNHVSFLNLYNGKIISGSKDRTIRIWDEETGEEIKVLKVSVEFFFLISLQIIEGRIYAGFNDNKILIWDFNAP, from the coding sequence ATGGGTGAAAATAAAATTTCCGAAGCCTTCAGGCCTCCCGCTCTACCTCTTTTGGAAGAAGAATTCACCGGAACCCTAACAGCGCTTCTTCCCGATGAACTTCTTCAATTTATTTTGATTCATCTTGACTTTCTAACGCTTTGCAAGGCCGCAAAATCAGTTTGCAGAAGATGGCGTGAATTAAGTATGGATCGGGATGTTATAAAAAATTGTTTTTTTACCGCATTAAATGATTCAGCTCATAGCTATTTAGAAGAAGTTCAAAAAAGAAAAGAAGCTTCAAGACTAACTCACAATAAAAGAGCAAAAATCGATGACACTGATTTTTTTATAAAGATTCTAAAAGCGGATTTTAGGCTTAAAGCCCCTCAGTTCATTCCATGCCCTCAAGTTTTAAAATTGCACTCTGAAGACGCAGACGTCTTTGGTATGATATCCATGTGTATTGAAGGGGATGAAATACTAACTGGATCTGCCGGTAAATCCATACGAATTTGGGAAATTAGTTCAGGTAAATTAAAGCAAAAATTGTGCGGCCATCTTTGTGGTGTGAGCGTAATAAAAGCAACGGATGAAAAAATTATCAGCGGTTCTTTTGATGAGACTTTAAGAATTTGGGATAGAAAGTCCGGAAAAGAACTAAAACAACTAATCGAGCAAACAGGTTCTCCGAGCTGCCTTCAAGTAGAGTGCGAAAAAATTTATAGTGGGTCCTACGATGGCACTCTTCGAGTTTGGGATTTAGAGTCTGGAATCGAACTTAAGAAATTTGAAAATAACTGCAGCATCACCTGCATGCAAGTTTTTGATAAAAAGGTGTACGTTGGATTTCATGATGGAACTATAGGAATTTTTGACTCTGAATCAGAGGTAGAGCCTAAAATATTTAAAGATTTTGATGTAAGCGCTTCTAGTATTCTTGCTACGTCAAATAAAATCATCGTCGGTTATAAAAACGGTTTTTTAAGTGTTTTAGATAAAAATTTAGGAAATAGGCTTACACTCTTAAATGGGCATAATAATCATGTGAGCTTTTTAAATCTTTATAATGGGAAAATTATTAGCGGCTCTAAAGATAGAACCATAAGAATTTGGGATGAAGAAACAGGAGAGGAAATAAAAGTATTAAAAGTAAGTGTCGAATTTTTCTTTCTTATTTCACTCCAAATTATAGAAGGAAGGATCTATGCAGGTTTTAACGATAATAAGATTTTAATTTGGGATTTTAATGCTCCTTGA
- a CDS encoding class I fructose-bisphosphate aldolase, whose amino-acid sequence MVLLNEKKSSFTYEDIISILGNEASELLDYTCTKIPKDRIIKPGKDWVDRIFKESDRPNRVLRSLEALFNHGRLAETGYLSILPVDQGVEHSAGATFVPNPEYFDPENIIRLAIEGGCNAVASTLGVLGLTARKYAHKIPYVLKINHNELLSYPNSYDQILFASVKQAYDMGAIAVGATVYFGSLESHRQIQEISQAFAQAHDLGMATILWCYLRNPAFKFDGVDYHTSADLTAQANYLGMTLGADIVKQKLPTLNGGYKAMNQHNKGYGKWSEKMYSDLCDIDDNPIDYCRYQVINSSRVGLINSGGEAGKNDLEDAVKTAVINKRAGGIGIISGRKTFQKPFKEGVKLFNAIQDVYLNKEITLA is encoded by the coding sequence ATGGTTCTATTAAACGAAAAAAAGTCATCCTTTACCTATGAAGATATCATTTCTATTTTAGGAAATGAGGCATCGGAACTTTTGGACTACACATGTACAAAGATTCCGAAAGATAGAATTATAAAGCCCGGAAAAGATTGGGTGGATCGCATTTTTAAAGAAAGCGATCGGCCTAATCGGGTGCTTAGAAGTCTTGAAGCCCTATTTAATCATGGAAGACTTGCGGAAACCGGCTATCTCTCCATCCTTCCTGTGGATCAAGGGGTTGAACATTCGGCAGGAGCCACTTTTGTTCCAAATCCCGAGTATTTCGACCCTGAAAATATCATTAGGCTGGCCATAGAAGGCGGATGCAACGCCGTGGCTTCAACTCTTGGAGTTCTAGGGTTAACGGCAAGAAAGTATGCCCATAAGATTCCATACGTATTGAAGATTAATCATAATGAGCTTCTTTCCTATCCTAATAGCTATGATCAAATCCTTTTTGCAAGTGTAAAACAAGCCTATGATATGGGCGCTATTGCAGTCGGTGCCACCGTGTACTTCGGGTCTCTTGAAAGCCATCGACAAATTCAAGAAATCAGTCAAGCGTTTGCTCAGGCTCACGATCTTGGCATGGCAACTATCCTCTGGTGTTACTTAAGAAACCCAGCCTTTAAGTTCGATGGGGTTGACTATCATACAAGCGCTGATTTGACGGCACAAGCAAATTACCTTGGAATGACCCTTGGTGCCGATATCGTAAAGCAAAAGCTGCCCACTCTAAACGGAGGCTATAAAGCGATGAATCAACATAACAAAGGTTATGGCAAGTGGTCTGAGAAAATGTATTCGGATCTTTGCGATATTGACGATAACCCGATCGACTATTGCCGCTATCAGGTTATTAACAGCTCAAGAGTAGGCCTAATAAATTCCGGCGGAGAAGCCGGTAAAAATGACTTGGAAGATGCTGTGAAAACAGCTGTCATTAATAAAAGGGCCGGAGGTATCGGTATAATCAGCGGCAGAAAAACCTTCCAAAAGCCATTTAAGGAAGGTGTTAAACTGTTTAATGCGATTCAGGATGTCTATTTAAATAAAGAAATTACACTTGCGTAA
- a CDS encoding sodium/proline symporter, with amino-acid sequence MNIQLIIAFFAYFFVLLLIGLASLRRQKSADDYIIGNRSLSYWMTAFSAHASDMSAWLFMAFPAAIYTFGLSQLWIAIGLLIGMFLNWQFVAEKLRRNTETYESNTLSTFLERRFNDKSGVIRVLTACMILFFLTCYLSAGLIAMGSLLESLFGINYYLSLAIAMFVAASYTTIGGYYTIARVDQFQALFLLLMIILVPATAYFSMPNALETIVSQAKIKEASLSLFSDFSFQSFRSTLFLILGWGLGYFGQPHIITKFMGIKSPDEIKKAKYVGMTWQILALSAAAFVGFVGIGFFSENPLKNGELVFIEMVKTLFNPLFGGFILCGLIAANISTMDSQILVCGSVISEDFWRCLFKKHASDKELLLISRVGVLLTSLVSLLIAFYKSSTVLEAVLYAWSGLGAAFGPTIIMSLYDKKANRNGAIAGIFVGGFIAAFWDILNPHLASYPIPAMIPGFFLGLLTVYSVSRLAPERAAVDTLSF; translated from the coding sequence ATGAATATTCAATTAATCATCGCCTTTTTTGCCTATTTTTTTGTTCTCCTTCTCATCGGCCTTGCGAGCCTAAGAAGACAAAAATCGGCTGATGACTACATCATTGGAAATCGCTCTTTAAGTTATTGGATGACTGCATTCTCAGCTCACGCAAGTGATATGAGCGCCTGGCTTTTTATGGCTTTTCCGGCCGCAATTTACACCTTTGGCCTATCTCAACTTTGGATCGCTATCGGTCTATTGATAGGCATGTTCCTAAATTGGCAATTTGTCGCAGAAAAATTAAGAAGAAACACAGAAACTTACGAAAGCAACACTCTTTCGACTTTTCTTGAACGCCGTTTTAATGATAAAAGCGGTGTCATCCGAGTATTAACTGCCTGCATGATTTTATTTTTCCTAACTTGCTATCTGTCCGCCGGCCTTATCGCCATGGGAAGCTTGCTTGAATCTCTTTTTGGTATAAACTACTACCTCTCTCTTGCGATTGCCATGTTTGTTGCAGCCTCTTATACAACTATCGGCGGTTACTACACCATCGCAAGAGTAGATCAGTTTCAAGCGCTCTTTTTACTCTTAATGATTATCTTAGTTCCGGCAACCGCCTATTTCAGCATGCCGAATGCCCTTGAAACTATTGTTTCACAAGCTAAAATTAAAGAAGCTTCCCTTAGCCTTTTTTCTGATTTCTCTTTCCAATCGTTTAGATCCACTCTTTTTTTGATTTTAGGCTGGGGGCTTGGGTACTTCGGACAGCCTCATATCATTACAAAATTTATGGGAATTAAGAGTCCGGATGAGATTAAAAAAGCGAAATATGTGGGAATGACCTGGCAGATTTTAGCTCTTTCAGCCGCAGCTTTTGTAGGTTTTGTGGGCATTGGATTCTTCAGCGAAAATCCTTTAAAAAATGGGGAACTGGTTTTTATCGAGATGGTGAAGACGCTTTTTAACCCGCTTTTCGGCGGTTTCATTTTATGCGGATTAATTGCTGCAAATATTTCAACTATGGATTCTCAAATTTTAGTTTGCGGTTCAGTGATCAGCGAGGATTTTTGGAGATGTCTCTTTAAGAAACACGCTAGCGACAAAGAACTTCTCTTGATTTCAAGAGTTGGGGTATTATTGACCTCCCTTGTTTCTCTTTTAATCGCTTTTTACAAGAGCTCCACCGTGCTTGAAGCGGTTTTATATGCCTGGTCCGGTCTTGGCGCAGCTTTTGGCCCGACGATTATCATGTCTCTCTATGACAAAAAAGCTAATAGAAACGGCGCCATTGCGGGTATTTTTGTCGGCGGTTTTATTGCGGCTTTTTGGGATATTCTTAACCCTCACCTTGCAAGCTACCCGATCCCTGCCATGATTCCCGGATTTTTCTTGGGACTTTTGACAGTTTATAGTGTTTCAAGATTAGCACCGGAAAGAGCCGCTGTTGACACTTTAAGTTTTTAG
- the acpP gene encoding acyl carrier protein translates to MATTEQEVIEIIVEQLGVDKEEITREKSFVEDLNADSLDLTELIMTLEERFGCEIPQEAAEKLKTVGDAINYIEKHRA, encoded by the coding sequence ATGGCAACAACTGAACAAGAAGTGATTGAAATCATTGTCGAGCAGCTTGGCGTTGATAAAGAAGAAATTACTCGTGAAAAGTCATTTGTGGAAGATTTGAATGCAGATTCCCTTGATTTGACAGAACTTATCATGACACTGGAAGAAAGATTCGGATGCGAAATTCCGCAAGAAGCTGCTGAAAAGCTTAAAACAGTTGGCGATGCAATCAACTACATTGAAAAGCATCGAGCCTAA
- the fabG gene encoding 3-oxoacyl-[acyl-carrier-protein] reductase, with translation MWNLKGKTALVTGGGSGIGKAISRAFIDQGANVIFFGTNKEKGEHAKKEFEEASKLGAKAYFFQVDVSKKAEVEEAVKKAFELAGSIEILVNNAGITKDQLLLRMPEEDWDLVMDINMKSCYNLCQALIRSMMKSRYGKIINISSVVGVSGNPGQTNYAASKAAMIGFTKSLAKELASRNIMANCVAPGYIETEMTQSLPEEKRKSVMDDIPLNRMGKPEDIANMVLFLASDLSNYITGQVFIVDGGMTL, from the coding sequence ATGTGGAATTTAAAAGGAAAGACAGCGCTTGTGACAGGAGGTGGGTCCGGGATCGGCAAAGCCATTTCAAGAGCATTTATTGATCAGGGTGCCAATGTTATCTTCTTTGGAACCAATAAGGAGAAGGGCGAGCACGCCAAAAAAGAATTTGAAGAGGCTTCGAAATTAGGTGCTAAAGCTTATTTTTTTCAAGTCGATGTCTCAAAGAAAGCGGAAGTTGAGGAAGCGGTTAAAAAAGCGTTTGAGTTGGCAGGCTCAATTGAAATATTAGTTAATAATGCCGGCATTACAAAAGATCAGCTCTTGCTTAGGATGCCTGAAGAAGATTGGGACCTCGTCATGGATATAAATATGAAGTCCTGCTACAATCTTTGCCAAGCGCTTATTCGTTCCATGATGAAGTCAAGGTATGGGAAAATTATAAATATTAGCTCTGTAGTTGGAGTTAGCGGAAATCCCGGACAAACTAATTATGCTGCTTCAAAAGCTGCCATGATAGGCTTTACTAAATCTCTAGCTAAGGAATTGGCTTCCCGAAATATCATGGCGAATTGCGTCGCTCCGGGTTATATTGAAACGGAGATGACCCAAAGCTTGCCTGAAGAGAAAAGGAAAAGTGTTATGGACGATATTCCTTTAAATCGAATGGGAAAGCCTGAAGACATTGCGAATATGGTTCTTTTCTTGGCCTCTGATCTTTCAAATTACATAACAGGCCAAGTGTTTATAGTGGATGGGGGAATGACCCTTTAG